The Glandiceps talaboti chromosome 9, keGlaTala1.1, whole genome shotgun sequence genome window below encodes:
- the LOC144440339 gene encoding tripartite motif-containing protein 2-like, with product MGLYESKSFIIATTCHELDKEVLKCAICKDSFVDPKILPKCGHTACVRCLARSLSDNSKLECPECSTDNTSCLPKRGNVYSLPDSMVAVSVMKFIKNKRIDHGCIEEDDAGQTATNESNNVTKSDASIQTSSRRGARSSKYATYRENIDKKVLSPTVRERIAERNKRENYSE from the coding sequence ATGGGTCTGTATGAATCAAAGTCATTCATCATTGCAACTACTTGCCATGAACTTGACAAGGAAGTCCTAAAATGTGCGATCTGTAAGGACAGTTTTGTGGATCCTAAGATTTTACCAAAGTGTGGTCACACTGCCTGTGTCAGATGCTTGGCACGTAGTTTGTCTGACAATTCTAAACTTGAATGTCCGGAGTGTAGTACTGATAACACATCGTGTCTTCCAAAACGAGGAAATGTTTACTCTCTTCCGGACAGCATGGTTGCTGTATCGGtaatgaaatttatcaaaaataaacGTATTGATCATGGCTGTATTGAAGAAGATGACGCAGGTCAAACTGCTACCAACGAAAGTAATAACGTGACGAAATCTGATGCGTCCATTCAAACATCCAGTCGTCGAGGTGCACGGTCTAGCAAATATGCTACATACAGAGAAAACATTGACAAGAAGGTCTTATCTCCAACTGTACGAGAACGAATTGCCGAGAGAAACAAGCGAGAAAATTACTCTGAATAA